The sequence GCGCTGGCGAAGCGTCTGGATCCCGCCGAGGTCACCCGAGCGCTGGACGAGATCCAGCGGCTCGACCAGGAACGCCGCGCCCTGATCACGGAGATCGACGCCGAGCGGCAGCGCCGCAAGGCCGAGGCCCGGGCGTACGCGCAGGCGAAGCGGGCCGGCGAGGAGCCGCAGGCCGCCACGCCGGAGGCGGAGCGTAAGCAGCTCTCCGAGCTGGAGTCCCAGCTCGACGAGGTGCAGGCCCGGCTGCGCGACGCGATGAGTGAGCTGCCCAACCTGCCCAGCGACGACGTCGTGGCCGGCGGCAAGGAAGCCAACCGGGTGGTGAAGACCTTCGGTGAGCCGCCGGTGATCGAGAAGGTCCGCGACCACGTGGAGCTGAGCCGCGCGTTGGGCCTTGTCGACTACGAGCGCGGGGTCAAGCTCGGTGGGTCCGGTTTCTGGATGTACACCGGGGTCGGCGCCCGGCTGGAGTGGGCGCTGCTCAACTACTTCGTCGACCAGCACATCAAGGCCGGTTACGAGTTCCTGCTCCCGCCGCACCTGCTGTTGGATTCGGCCGGCTTCGCCGCCGGGCAGTTCCCCAAGTTCTACGACGACGTCTACCACCTGGACTCGGCGTCCGCCCCGCGTGGCCAGTTCCTGCTGCCCACGTCGGAGACGGCGATCCTCGGCGCGTACCAGGACGAGATCCTGGAGACCCCGAAGCTGCCGCTGAAGGCGTTCGCGTACACCCCGTGCTACCGGCGGGAGTCGGCCGGTTCGCACTCGGACGAGCGCGGCACGGTGCGGGGGCACCAGTTCAACAAGGTGGAGATCTTCCAGTTCACCCTGCCGGAGCAGGCCGACGCGGCGCTGGAGGAGATGCTCGCTCACGCCGAGAGCCTGGTCGAGGGGCTGGGTCTGCACTACCAGCGCACGCTGCTCTCGGCCGGTGACGCCAGCGCCTCGATGAAGAAGACCCTCGACATCGAGGTGTGGATGCCGAGCACCGGCAAGTACAAGGAGGTGTCGTCGGTCTCCTGGGCCGGCGACTACCAGGCTCGCCGGGCGGCCATCCGTTACCGCGAGCCGGGCGGCAAGCAGACGCGCTTCGTGCACACCCTCAACGGGTCGGCGCTGGCCACCAGCCGGCTTTTCCCGGCCATCCTGGAGCAGTACCAGCAGGCCGACGGCAGTGTTCTGATCCCCAAGGTCCTCCAGGACCGCCTAGGCACCGACCGCCTGACCCCCCGCTAGCCCGGACCCCTCCTCACCCCGTCGATCTTGCAGTTTCGGTCTCCGTAATGCAGGGTTCCGCGGTTTTTGTCGCGACAGGAACTGCAAGATCGCGGGGGTGGGAGCGGCGCCTGGTGAGGGCTGCCGCCAGCAGGAGAGCCGCCAGGGCGGCCACGAGCAGGGCCGGGCCGATGGTGTCGAGGGCGTTGGCCAGGGCGTGCTGCACCTGAGATGCCGCTTGGATGACCGGGTCTCCGAGCGCGTCGCGGCGGCCGGCGGCCAGGCGTAGCTCGTACCAGCCGTACCAGGCGACGTAGCCGCCGGCGAGCAGCAGCACCAGGCCACTGAGGCGGGGCACCAGCGCGCCGGCGACGCGCAGCCGGGCCACCAGGCCGTCGCGCAGCAGCGCCACCCCGAGCGCGGCGACCGCGACCACCAGACCCATCCCGAGGGCGTACGCGCCGAACAGCGCCAACCCCTGGCCGGTCGAGCCGGCCTGGAGGCTGGTCACCACGATGGCCAGAAACGGCGCGATGGCGCAGCCGAGCGACGCCAGCGCGTACGCCGCGCCGAACAGCGCCATCGACGGCCAGGACCGGGTCAGCCGGGGCGCCCGGGCGGACCAGCCGGGGGCGGGCAGCCGCCGGCCGGCGAGCAGCCAGCAGCCGGCCAGGACCAGCAGCACGCCGAGCGCCACTGTCAGCCACGGCAGCCGGGGCCGCAGCCAGCCGGCCAGCGGCGCGAGCGCCAGGCCGAACGCGCCGAACACCAGCACGTACCCCACTGTCAGCCCGGCCGCCGCGGTGAGCGCGCGGCCGACCGCGCCGCGGGTGTCCGACCCGGCGACCAACAGCGAGAGGTACGCGGGCAGCAACGCGAAGCCGCACGGGTTGACAGCGCCGAGCATGCCGGCGGTCAGCGCGAGCAGCAGTGTGGCGGTCACGCCCCGGCCAGTGCGGCAACCTTGGCGGTGAGCGCCTCACCGTCCAGGAAGCCCTGGTGGACGATCGTGCCGCTCCGGTCGATGATCACGAAGATGCTCTGCTCGGTCACCTTGAACCGCTTCCAGAGCGCGCCCTTGCCGTCCTCGATCTGCGGCGTCGCGCCGAGGTCGAACTCGGTGACGAACTCCTTCATGGCCTTCCGCTCGCCCAGCCCGGCGACGCCGACGATCGGCACTGTGTCCCGGTACCGGGGTGCGATCTCGGCCACGGTCCAGGCCTGGCTGGCGCAGGTGGCGCACCACGGCGCCCAGAACCACAGCACCACCGGTTTGCCGGCGAGCTGCGCCGCGTCGAACGCGGCCCCGCCGAGGGTGGTCCCGGTGAAGCGCAGCACGTCCGGGACCTGCGCCGCGGGTGGCCCGCTGGTCGCCGCGCCCGGCGGGGCGGTCGGGGTGGGCGGGGCGCCCGTCGGGGCCGAGGCCGATCCGGCGGCGGCGGGCCCACCCGGCGCGGTGCCGGTGCAGGCGGCAGTGCCGAGCAGGGCCACCACGAGCGCCCCGGCGGTGGCGGCCCTGCGCAGTCGCCCGACCCCTGTCCACGCCATGCCGATCCGCATCCGCTTCTCCGTTCCGGTCCGGAAGGGACCCTTGCTGGGCCTGAGGCTTCGCTATTCGGCCTTGGCGAGTCGGAGAGCCAGCTCGGGGCAGACCTTGACCGCCTTCAGCGCGCCCTCCCGCAGCCAGGTCGGCACGGGGGTGGCCGGGAAGGCGGGGTATCCGTTCGCGTCGAGCCGGATGAAGTCCGGTACGACGTGCGCGCACAGGCCGTGTCCGTCGCAGCGGGACCAGTCCAGGGTGAGCTTCTGCGGGTTCGCGTCGGGTGCGCCCGGCAGCCCCATCACGCCCTTGACCCGTCGGCCGCAGCCGTCGCCGGTGCTGTGCAGCCGCAGGTCCTCGGCGAAGACCTCGATAGCGGAGAGCGCGAACCGGGCGGTGCCGTCCGGGTGGCTGCACGCGCCCCGGCCCTTCACCTCGCCGGCGGCGGCGCGCACCACGTCCGCCGGTTGGCTGCCGGCGACGGCCAGGTCGACAGCGCGGGCCAGGTCCGGGAGGCCCATCTTGCACGGCCCGCACTGGCCGGCGGACTCACCGGCCAGGTAGCGCACCACCTGGGCGGCCTCACCGAGCGGGCAGGTGTCGACACCGAGCGGGACGATGATGCCCGCGCCGAGGGTGCCGCCGACCGCGGCCAGGCCCTTGCGGGAGACCTCGGCCTTCTCCGCCGCCTCCGGGGTGATCCACTTGCCGTGGTAGCCGCCCATCAGGATGCCCTGGACGTCCGGCACCTCGCACAGGTCGAGGACGTCGCGCAGCGGCATGCCGGCGGTGCACTCCACCACCGCCGGTCGGCCCGCCGCGCCGGTCACTGTGAGCAGCACGGTGCCCGGCTCGTCGTCGGTGCCCAGCGCCGCGTACTCGTACGGGCCCAGTCGGGCGCCGATGGCGAGCTGGGCGAACGTCTCGGCGTTGGACAGCAGGGTGGGCAGGCCGCTGACCCCGGAGTCGCTGGAGCGCTTCTTGGTGCCCGGCGGGATGTGCGGCAGCCCGTTGATCCCGTTGACCAGTGCGCCGCCCTCGCCGGAGATGAACCGGTGCGGCACTGTGACGATTGTCGTCTGCACCGGCATCCGGCGCTCTTCGAGGGCGTCCATCAGCGAGTCCCGGCCGACCCCGTCGTCCGCCACGCCGATCACGATCTCGTCGGCGTCCAGCGCGTACGCGGCCAGCGCCGCCCCGTCCAGAATCAGGTGCGGGGCGCGGGTCAGCAGCACCTTGTCCTTCCAGCTGGCCGGCTCCCCCTCGGTGGCATTGACCACCACCACGGCGGCGAGGTCCTGCCGCTCGCAGGACTCCAGCACCGCGCGCAGTTTGCGGGCGAACGGGAAACCCGCACCGCCCTTGCCCTTGAGCTGCATGCCCTCGGCGAGCTGGAGCAGTTGTGCGGGCTCCATCGGGCCGATGGGTCCGTGCACCTCCTCGTGCGCGAGCAGGTCGAGCCGGCCGTACTCGGCGAAGCCAGCGGTGAGCCGGGGTTCGCCCACACAGGCGACCGGTGGCACGGCGGTCCGCATCACTTCGCCTCACCCCGCAGCCCGGCCCAGTACGCCCCGTCCACCGCGTCGGCGCTGGCCTTGCGGCGCTTGGACTTGCCCTCGCCGGCTGCCCGGCGGGCACGGCGGGACGCCAGGTCGACAAGGGTCGGGGTGTCGTCGACGGGTGGTGCCACCTCGTCCGGCATGTACCGGGCCGGCGGGCGCCAGTAGTCCGGCTCCTCGGGCAGGTCGTCCTCGACGCTGTGCCGGCCGCTGCCGCTGCGTGGCGCCGACGAGATGGGGCTGCTGGAGACCGGGCCGGCCGAGATCGGCTCGACGGAGATCGGGCCGGCGGAGATGGGCTCGGCGGCCTGCCACCGGCGCGGGCTGTCCCACGGCTCCTCGGCCTCGTCCAGTGTCGACTGCGGCGGCGCCGAGTAACGGCTGCCGTCGTCCTCACTGCGGGACCGGCGACGGGACCGCTCAGCGGTGGCCTCGTCGGCGCGTCGCCGGCCGGTCGGCACGTCCTCGTCGCGGGTGCGGGAGCCGCGCCGCCGGGTCACCGGCTCCAACTCCTCCTCGTCGCGTCGGAACGTGCCGGTGTCCTCCACGCTGCGGCGAGCCGATCGGCTGGTAGTGGTCTCCTCGGCCCGCCGGCTGCGCGAGGACCGTTCGGTGTCGCGGCGGGCCGCCGGCTCCTCCTCCCGCCGACGCCGGCTCGGCCGGGTCGGCTCGACGAGGGAACCGGGCTCGGGCACCACCGGGACGGTGAACCGTTCCGGGTCACGTCGTGCGGCCGGCGCGGCCCAGGTGGCGGTGGTGGTCTCGGCCCAGGCGGGACGCTTGTCCGCGGCCTTACTGCGCCGACCCAACCCCGCCAGCAGCGATCGGGCGGTCTTCGCCTCCTCGGCCCGGCCGACCATCACCGCGTTGCGCACCGCTGCCTGGTGCTGCTCGCGGCTGCGCCGACCGATGGTTACCGAGAACCGGACCAGCAGGGCAAGCACCACCAGCAACATGCAGCCGAGGTAGCTGAACATCACCCAGGGCGCTGCGGCCCGACCGGCGTTGAGGCCGTGAAAGACAGCGAACGGCCAGGCCAGGTACGCGGTGGAGTGCAGGGCCCGCCACAGCCACTTCGGACCGACGTCGGCGAAGCGGGCCCGGATGATGCCGGTCCAGATCACGCTGACCATCAGCAGCGCGGCCACAGTGCCGAGCCCGATGTAGAGCCCACGGCCGCCGACGAACGGCACCAGCGCGTCGGTCGCCGCCGCCCGCCCGGTGGCGATCTTGGTGAGGACGTGGAAGCCGAGCCCGGCCACGCCCAGCACGCCGGTGGCCCGGTGCGCCGACTGCATCAGCACCCGGTGCGGGATGCGCAGCACCAGCCGGTCGGTGGCGAGCAGACCGAGCATCACTGTGAGGCTCAACGCCACCAGGGAGATGACCCCGGCGAAGAACTCGGTGAAGAAGAAGCCGTAGGCGTACGCCGTCTGGCCGGCGCCGGTCAGCATGATCGCCGCCCAGAGCGCGGTGAGCAGCGACGCGATCAGCAGGGCGCTCGCCGACCTCGACGGGGTACGCACCCCCCGACTGCTGGCGCTGGTCCGGACCGTCGCCGCCTTCTTGTCCTGCTGTGCCCGGGCCATCTGCTCCTCGATCGTCTCGCGGCGGCGTACCACCGGCCGACCCCTGCTCCCCCATCCAGTACGGACCGGCGGGGCGCGCGGATCACCCGCCGACGAAAATTTCTGGGCCGGAATCGAACCGAGGGGCGCGGCCGTGCGTTGTACCCGCTCCCACCCACCGATCTGGACAGTGACAAGCGTCCATGCATTGACAGTGGCTGCAACACGCTTGTAACCTTTCAGCAAATTTCAGCCAGGCTTGCAAGATTCCGGCAACCTGGCTCTCCCCCACCGCACCACCACCCCCCGCTCCCGTCAGGAGTCCCCATGCACCGACGTCGACGCGGCACGGCGCTCCTCGCCCTCGGCCTGATCGCCAGCCTGCTCGTCCCCGCCACCGTGACGGCACCCCCGGCCGTCGCCGCCCCGTCCGGCGGCAAGAAGGTCATCGTCCAGCTCTTCGAGTGGAACTGGCCCTCGGTGGCCAGTGAGTGCCAGAGCACCCTCGGCCCGAAGGGTTACGGCTACGTGCAGGTCTCGCCCCCGCAGGAGCACGTGCGGGGCAACCAGTGGTGGCTGGCGTACCAGCCGGTCAGCTATCGGATCGAGTCCCGCAAGGGCACCCGGGCGCAGTTCCAGTCGATGGTGAACACCTGCCACGCGGCCGGGGTCAAGGTGATCGTCGACGCCGTCATCAACCACATGTCCGGTCAGGACAACGGCGGCACCGGCTGGGCCAGCTCGTCCTACTCGCACTACGACTACCCGGGCATCTACCAGACCCAGGACTTCCACCACTGCGGGCGCAACGGCGGCGACGACATCGCCAACTACAACGACCGGTACGAGGTGCAGAACTGCGAACTGGTCAACCTCTCGGACCTGAAGACCGAGTCGGACTACGTGCGCACGAAGATCGCCGCGTACCTCAACGACCTGCTCTCGCTCGGCGTCGACGGCTTCCGGCTGGACGCCAGCAAGCACATGCCGGCCGCCGACATCGCGGCCATCAGGGGCAAGCTGTCCCGCTCCGCGTACCTCGTGCAGGAGGTCATCTACGGCGCCGGCGAGCCGGTCCAGCCGACCGAGTACACCGGCAACGGTGACGTGCACGAGTTCCGCTACGGCAAGGACCTAGCCCGGGTGTTCCGCTCCGAGCGGTTGGCGTACCTGCGCAACTTCGGCGAGGGCTGGGGGCACCTACCCACCGGCCCGGCCTCGGTGTTCGTCGACAACCACGACACCCAGCGCGACTCCGGCGGGGTGCTGACCTACCGCGACCGGGGCATCTACGCGCTGGCGAACGCCTTCATGCTGGCCTGGCCGTACGGCTCCCCGACCGTCATGTCCAGCTACACCTTCAGCAACCGGGACGCCGGCCCACCGTCGGACGGTGCCAACAAGACGCTCAACACCACCTGCTACTCCGGCTGGGAGTGCGAACACCGCTGGCCGGTGATCGCCAACATGGTCGGCTTCCGTAACGCCACCGAGGGCGCCGGCGTGGCCAACTGGTACGACAACGGCAACAACCACATCGCGTTCAGCCGCAGCGGCAAGGGCTTCCTCACCGTCAACGACGAGGACGCCGCGGTGAACGGCCGCTCCTACTACACGGGGCTGCCCGCCGGCCGATACTGCGACGTCATCCACGGCACGTACGCGGGCGGCACGTGCAGCGGTCCAGTGATCACGGTGGACGGTAGCGGCTGGTTCGCGGCCAACGTGCCGGCGCACGACGCCGTGGCCATCCACATCGGCGCACGAATCTGATTTCGAGCGGGGCCTCCGGACGGCGGGTCTCGCCGAACCGGGGGCCCCGAAGCGTTCGCCACCATAGAGTGGTTTCGTGCCGTTTGACCGAAAGACTCCGTACCGTCGTCGCGGCGTCTGGGTGGCCGCCGCGATCGGCGTACCCGCGCTGCTGGTGACCGCGCTGCTGGTCGGCCAGGCCCTCACCCCCAGCTCGACGGCCCCCGACGACCGCAACGCGGTGGCAGCCGACCCGACACCGAGCAGTGTGGAGCAGAGCCCGGAGGAGTCGATCCCCCCGGCCGCGCCCGCCCCGGACGGGCTGCCGGTTGTCGACTACGACCCCGCACCCGGCGGATTCCCCGCCGACCCGAACGCCATGGACGTCACGCCGCTGACCGACGGCGCCCACCCGACCCGACGGATCGCCGCGTACGACGCGCCCGGCGGTCGGCCACGAGCCTTCCTCGAACCGACAATCCGCGGTGTCGAGCTGACCATGCCGATCGCCCAGCGGCGTGCCGGCTGGACCGCCGTCCTGCTGCCCTCGGCCAACCGCCGGCTCGCCTGGCTGCCGCCCGGCGGGTTCGAGACGGTGCCGCTGCGCGACCAGATCGTTGTGGAACGCAAGGTCCACCGGCTCACCTGGTACCGGGCCGGCAAGGCGGTGCGCTCCTGGGAGGTCAGCCTCGGCCAGTCGGGGCAGGAGACTCCACTCGGGCGAACCTTCATCCTGGGCCGCACCCCACCGCCGGAGGAGGTCTACGGCGGGGTGGACATCTACGCCCTCGGTTCGGTGCCCGACGACCCGGAGTCGGTGCCGTCCGGGCTGCGCGGCGCGCACATCGGGGTGCACACCTGGCTCCACGACGACGAGCTGGGCGAGAACACCACAAACGGCTGTATCCGGCTGACCCGCAGCGGTCAGCGGGAACTACTCGCCGAGGTACGTCCCGGCAGCAGCGTCGTCGTGGTCGACGAACTGGCCGCCCCACCGCCGACCGCCTGAGCGCCGGCACAGACTGTCACTCGCCGAGCAGCCAGCCGTTCTGCTCGGCGACCCGGATCGCGTCGGCCCGGTTGCGGGCACCGGTCTTGCCGATCGCCGCCGACAGGTGGTTGCGGACCGTCCCCTCGGAAAGGTGCAACGCCCTGGCCAGGTCGGCGGCGCTGCCACCGCCGCGCGCCGTTCGCAGCACCTCGGTCTCCCGCTCGGTCAGCGGGCTGACCCCGGCGGCGAGGGTCTCCGCGGCCAGCGTCGGGTCGACCACCCGCAGGCCGGCGTGCACCCGGCGGACCGCGTCGGCGAGCTGCCGGGCTGGGGTGTCCTTGACCACGAAACCGCTCGCACCGGCCTCCATCGCCCGACGCAGGTAACCCGGTCGGCCGAAGGTGGTCACCACCAGCACCCGGCAGGTCGGCAGCGCGGCGCGCAACGCCGCGGTGGCGGCGATACCGTCCAGGCCGGGCATCTCCACGTCCAGCAGGGCGACGTCCGGGGAGCTGCTTCGAGCCTCGGGCACCACCTCGTCGCCCCGGCCGACCTCGGCGACCACTGTCAGGTCCTCCTCCAGCGAGAGCAGGGCGGCCAGCGCACCCCGGACCAGCGCCTGGTCGTCGGCGAGCAGCAGCCGGATCGGCGCGGACCCGCCGCTCACCGGGCCTCCCCCGGCGCGTGCACCCGCAGCAGAAACCCGTCACCCTCCGGACGACGACCAACTGTCACCACCGCGTCCAGCCGCAGCGCCCGCTCCCGCAGACCGACCAGCCCGTGCCCGCTCGCGTCGGGAGTGGACGGGCCACGACCGTCGTCACTGATCTCGACCCGATCCCTGTGCACCCGGATCACGCAGCACCGCGCCCCGCTGTGTCGGACCACGTTCGTCACCCCTTCCCGCACCGCCCAGCCGAACAACCGGTCCCACTCCTCCGGCAGCTCCGGCACCTCGGCCGACACGTCCGCCGCGATGCCCGCCGCGGCCAGCGCGGAGCGGGCGCCGGCCAGCTCCGCGGCGAGGCTGACCTCGCGGTACGCCCCGACCGTCTGTCGTACGTCGGCCAGCGCGGCCCGCGCCAGCGCCTCCACCTCGGCGATCTCGGCGGCGGCCCGCTCCCGGTCGACCTCGATCAGACGCCCGGCCAACTCGGCCTTGATCGCCACCACGGTGAGCGAGTGGCCCAGGATGTCGTGCAGGTCGCGGGCGGCGCGGGACCGCTCCTCGGCGACCGCGAGCCGGCCGATCTCCTGCTGGGCGGCCCGGAGTTCGCTGTTGCGCTGGGCCAGCCGGGACACCCCGAACATGGCGAACGAGGCGAGCAGCACCGCGAAGACGATGCCGTTCTCCGCCTCCCATCCCGGCACCAGCCAGGACGCCAGCACGGGGGTCACCGCGCAGACCAGCACGACGGCCAACGCCTCCCACGGCGGCAGCAGGAACACCGCCGCCGCGGCCACGTAGACCAGGGTGGCCAGCCAGTCCCCCTCGGTGCCGGGGAGGCTGGCCAGGCCCACCGCGAGCAGCAGCGCCAGCCCGGCCCGCGCCCGGCCAGCCGGGATCGGCAGCAGGGACTGGCGCAGCTTGCGGGCCCACTGGAACAGCAGCACGTAACCGATGCCGAAGACGACCAGGGCCACCACACCGAGGACCCGCCGCCACGGCTCCGGCTGGTGCAGCGCGGTGGCCAGCGGGACGTTGAGGAAGAACAGCCAGACGGCGGCCAGCAGCCAGCCGGTGACCCGCCAGTGGCGGCTCACCGGCCAGGGCTGCCCGGTCGAGAGGTCCATCGTGTTCACGCTAGTGGTCGCGGCCGGTCAGACCCGCGCGGTGTCCCGGCGGAACAACCGGGCCGCGCCGACGCCGAAGAGCAGCGCCCAGACGACGAGGTTCGCCACCGCCGCCATGCTCACCCCGTCGCCGGTCAGTGGGGCGCGGGCCAGCACGCCCATGCCGTACACCGGGGCGAACTTCGCGACCTGCTGGAGCACGTCCGGCAGCACCTCGACCGGGACGAACAGCCCGCCGAACATGGCCAGCACCGCCAGGACCGGGCCGATGATCTGCATGACGTTCTCGGCCGGCGCCAGGTAGCCGATGAAGAGACCGAACGCGGCGAAGACCAGCGAACCCACCCAGGCGGCGAGCCCGGACAGCAGCCAGACGTACGCCGGGACGCGGACGCCGGCCACGGCACCCACCAGGAACTCGATGACGACCGCGAGCAGACCGAGGCTCATCGCGGTGATCAGCTTGGTCGCCACGTACGCCGCCGGGCGTAGCGGGGTGAGCCGCAGTTGCCGGCTCCAACCCAGCGCCCGCTCGGTGGCCACCGCGCCACCGACACTTGTGGTCGCCACCATTGCCGCGTAGACGGCCAGGCTGATCATGACGTACGCCGTCACCGGCCGACCGTTGTCCAGTGACTGCCCGCCCTGCGGCAGGCCGAAGATGAGGAAGAAGACGCCCGGCATGATCAGCGTGAAGGCGAGGGTGCGACGGTTGCGCAGCACCCGGCGCAGCTCGATGAGCAGGGCGCCCGGGGCGAACCCGCCCAGCGCGGGCAGCCGACGGTCCGGCACTGTGGCACCGGCGCGGGTGGGGGTGGAGGTGGTCATCTCAGGCTCCGGTCTGCGCTGTGGTCAGGGCGAGGAAGGCGTCCTCGAGGTTGCGGGAGGTGATCTCGACGTCCCGGGCCGCGGTCCGGGTCAGCAGGTGCCGGGCGACCGCGTCCGAGTCCCCGGTCCGCACCAGCACGCTGTCGCCGCGCACCTCCACGGCATCCACGCCGGGCAGCGCGGCGAGCGCGGCCTGGTCGGCGCCGGGCAGGGTGGCCCGCACCGTACGGCCGGCGGCCAGGTTCTTGATCTCCGCGGTGGTGCCGTCGGCGACGATGCGCCCCTGCCGGACCAGCACGATCCGATCGGCGTACGCGTCCGCCTCGTCCAGGTAGTGGGTGGCGAAGATGACGGTCCGCCCGCGTCGGGCGTCGCGGCGCAGGGCCTGCCAGAAGTCCCGCCGCCCCTCGACGTCCATGCCGGTGGTCGGCTCGTCGAGCACCATCAGGTCCGGGTCGGGCAGCAGGGCCAACGCGAAGCGCAGTCGCTGCTGCTGACCGCCCGAGCAGCGTCCGACCACCCGGTCGGCGATGTCGGTGATACCGGCGCGCTCCAGCACCTCCGCCGCGGGACGGGTGTGCCGGTAGAAGTGCGCTGTCATCCGTACCGTCTCGCCCACTGTGAGGTCCTTGAGCAGCCCGCCGG comes from Micromonospora vinacea and encodes:
- a CDS encoding ABC transporter ATP-binding protein; this encodes MTSTHPAVELDGLTKSFGAVTAVDGLSLRVQPGEVVAFLGPNGAGKTSTIDMLLGLSRPDTGTVRVLGGTPDEAVARGRVAAVLQTGGLLKDLTVGETVRMTAHFYRHTRPAAEVLERAGITDIADRVVGRCSGGQQQRLRFALALLPDPDLMVLDEPTTGMDVEGRRDFWQALRRDARRGRTVIFATHYLDEADAYADRIVLVRQGRIVADGTTAEIKNLAAGRTVRATLPGADQAALAALPGVDAVEVRGDSVLVRTGDSDAVARHLLTRTAARDVEITSRNLEDAFLALTTAQTGA
- a CDS encoding ABC transporter permease, which codes for MTTSTPTRAGATVPDRRLPALGGFAPGALLIELRRVLRNRRTLAFTLIMPGVFFLIFGLPQGGQSLDNGRPVTAYVMISLAVYAAMVATTSVGGAVATERALGWSRQLRLTPLRPAAYVATKLITAMSLGLLAVVIEFLVGAVAGVRVPAYVWLLSGLAAWVGSLVFAAFGLFIGYLAPAENVMQIIGPVLAVLAMFGGLFVPVEVLPDVLQQVAKFAPVYGMGVLARAPLTGDGVSMAAVANLVVWALLFGVGAARLFRRDTARV